TCGACATGGTGCGCAAGCTGGAGCTCGACGAGGAAACGCATCTGAAACTCTTCAAGCACTGCACGGAGCTCGGCATCGAATTCCTTTCGACCCCGTTCGACGAGGAGAGCGTCGATCTGCTCGTCAAGCTGGGGGTGAAGCGACTCAAGATCCCCTCGGGCGAGATCACGAACGGCCCGCTACTGCTGAAAATCGCCCGCACCGGCCTTCCCGTGATTTTCTCGACGGGTATGGCCACCCTTCCCGAGGTCGAGGAAGCTCTCGGCGTGCTGGCCTTCGGCTATTCGAACCGCCGGGAACCCCCGTCACGCGATCTGTTCAGAGACGCCCTCGCCACAGGCGCCGGGCAGGCGCACCTCGCGGCGAAAGTGACGCTCATGCACTGCACGACGGAGTATCCGGCGCCGTTCGAGGACGTGAATCTCCGTGCCATGGACACGATGCGGGAGGCATACGGCCTGCCTGTCGGCTTGTCGGACCATACGACCGGCATCACGGTCGCTCTGGCCGCTGCAGCTCGCGGCGCGGCCGTCATCGAAAAGCACTTCACCACCGACAAATCCCTTCCGGGCCCCGATCACAAGGCATCCCTCGATCCGCAGGAACTCGCGGCCCTCGTGACCGGCATCCGTCATATCGAGGTTGCCCTGGGCACCGGCGCCAAGCAACCGGCCCCGTCGGAGCGCAAGAACATCGCGATCGCG
This portion of the Candidatus Ozemobacteraceae bacterium genome encodes:
- the neuB gene encoding N-acetylneuraminate synthase: MSERHQQTLIIAEAGVNHNGSPDLALQLVEIAAKAKADIVKFQTFKAERVISRYAPKAEYQTLTTDARESQLDMVRKLELDEETHLKLFKHCTELGIEFLSTPFDEESVDLLVKLGVKRLKIPSGEITNGPLLLKIARTGLPVIFSTGMATLPEVEEALGVLAFGYSNRREPPSRDLFRDALATGAGQAHLAAKVTLMHCTTEYPAPFEDVNLRAMDTMREAYGLPVGLSDHTTGITVALAAAARGAAVIEKHFTTDKSLPGPDHKASLDPQELAALVTGIRHIEVALGTGAKQPAPSERKNIAIARKSLVAAVPIKAGEPFTPENLTAKRPGTGISPMDYWASLGHPAHHDYDTDEPIGAP